A stretch of the Mycobacteroides immunogenum genome encodes the following:
- a CDS encoding TauD/TfdA dioxygenase family protein, protein MSSDLRVVKLGENIGARIDGVRLGDVDAETARAINEAMLEHKVIFFRGQHHLDDEAQFAFARCMGVPTSPHPTLKFDGERVMRLDSEEGGRANQWHTDVTFVDRIPKASILRAVELPPYGGTTTWASTVAAYRQLPAALQELADKLWAMHNNQFDYAQVDPAKVAELLAKSGSGSKYVREFGATHFEAQHPVVRVHPETGEKALLLGNFVKRILDVSGSESQALFRMFQDRITWLENTIRWSWELGDVAMWDNRATQHYAISDYGDQRRRMHRVTLAGDVPVSVDGESSRVIAGDASDYSVIDNPKRLVA, encoded by the coding sequence ATGAGCAGTGATTTGCGTGTAGTGAAGCTGGGCGAGAACATCGGCGCCCGTATCGACGGAGTTCGCCTGGGCGATGTGGACGCCGAGACCGCGCGCGCCATCAACGAGGCGATGCTGGAACACAAGGTGATCTTCTTTCGGGGCCAGCATCACCTGGACGACGAGGCACAGTTCGCGTTCGCACGATGCATGGGCGTACCCACCTCGCCGCATCCGACGCTGAAATTCGACGGCGAGCGCGTGATGCGGCTCGATTCCGAGGAAGGCGGCCGCGCCAACCAGTGGCACACCGATGTCACCTTCGTGGACAGGATTCCGAAGGCATCCATCCTGCGGGCCGTCGAGCTGCCGCCCTATGGCGGCACCACCACCTGGGCCTCCACGGTCGCCGCGTATCGGCAGTTGCCCGCGGCGTTGCAGGAGCTGGCGGACAAGCTGTGGGCCATGCACAACAACCAATTCGATTACGCTCAAGTCGATCCCGCCAAAGTTGCAGAGCTACTGGCCAAGTCGGGCTCCGGTTCCAAGTACGTGCGTGAGTTCGGCGCCACTCATTTCGAGGCCCAGCACCCGGTGGTGCGAGTGCATCCCGAGACGGGTGAAAAGGCCCTGCTGCTGGGCAACTTCGTCAAGCGAATCCTGGACGTGAGCGGCAGCGAGTCGCAGGCGTTGTTCCGGATGTTCCAGGATCGGATCACCTGGCTGGAGAACACGATTCGGTGGAGCTGGGAACTGGGTGATGTCGCGATGTGGGACAACCGGGCCACCCAGCACTACGCCATCTCCGACTACGGCGATCAGCGTCGCCGCATGCACCGCGTCACGCTGGCGGGCGATGTCCCGGTGAGCGTCGACGGGGAAAGTAGCCGGGTGATCGCCGGGGACGCCAGCGACTATTCGGTGATCGACAACCCGAAGCGCCTGGTGGCCTGA
- the phoA gene encoding alkaline phosphatase, with translation MSLRSTALAASAALTLALAPAAGAAPPSDSPEVPTNEIAKTGGANRTQGGRDGDKTADLRDSVRGRNAKNVILLIGDGMGTSEITSARNYQYGAAGTLPGLDALPITGEYTTFALTKDGPDKGKPDYVTDSAASGTGWATGTKTYNGAISVGLDGKPLDTILEIVQKQGFATGNVTTAELQDATPAVLTAHVTDRDCKGPKETLAKCATNAVDNGGRGSISEQLVNTRADISLGGGAKYFDETITAGEHKGKTSLEVAKAAGYQLPTTAGDLNKVNNLDNPVLGVFGKGNLPVQWDKVPAAVPNGGKLPATTCRQNPELPKEQPQLAAMTTKAIDLLVNSKKGKDKGFFLQVESASIDKQDHAANICGQIGETIALDEAVTAALDFARQDRNTLVIVTADHGHSSLIVPEDFNNPSSLSVAVKTADGATMRIVYPTAPEGESQTHTGTQVRIAAYGPGAANVSGLTDQTDNFNTIVGALLGPKSPDASNGPSWWVAGGIAAVAAALGAAAAFFLGRRPA, from the coding sequence ATGAGCCTTCGCAGCACGGCACTGGCCGCGTCCGCAGCGCTAACCCTGGCCCTGGCCCCGGCAGCCGGCGCCGCGCCGCCTTCGGATTCACCTGAGGTGCCCACGAACGAGATCGCCAAGACCGGCGGTGCCAACCGCACCCAGGGCGGCCGTGACGGTGACAAGACGGCAGATCTGCGTGATTCGGTACGTGGCCGGAACGCCAAGAACGTCATCCTGCTGATCGGCGATGGCATGGGCACCTCGGAGATCACCTCGGCGCGCAACTACCAGTACGGCGCCGCCGGGACATTGCCCGGACTGGACGCGCTGCCGATCACTGGCGAATACACCACGTTCGCGCTGACCAAGGACGGGCCCGATAAGGGCAAGCCGGATTACGTGACCGACTCGGCGGCCTCCGGCACCGGATGGGCCACCGGCACCAAGACCTACAACGGCGCCATCTCCGTCGGCCTGGACGGTAAGCCGCTCGACACGATCCTGGAGATCGTGCAGAAGCAGGGCTTCGCGACCGGCAATGTCACCACCGCAGAACTGCAGGACGCCACCCCGGCGGTGCTCACCGCGCACGTCACCGATCGGGACTGCAAGGGCCCCAAGGAGACCCTCGCGAAATGCGCCACCAACGCCGTCGACAACGGCGGCAGGGGATCCATCTCCGAGCAGCTGGTGAACACCCGCGCCGATATCAGCCTGGGCGGCGGCGCCAAGTACTTCGACGAGACCATCACCGCAGGCGAGCACAAGGGCAAGACGTCCCTCGAGGTCGCCAAGGCCGCTGGCTACCAGTTACCCACCACCGCAGGCGATCTGAACAAGGTGAACAACCTCGACAACCCCGTACTGGGGGTCTTCGGCAAGGGCAACCTGCCGGTGCAGTGGGACAAGGTACCGGCCGCGGTGCCCAACGGCGGCAAGCTGCCCGCGACCACCTGCCGGCAAAACCCCGAGCTGCCCAAGGAGCAACCCCAACTGGCCGCAATGACCACCAAAGCCATTGATCTACTGGTCAATTCCAAGAAGGGCAAGGACAAGGGCTTCTTCCTGCAGGTCGAGTCCGCTTCGATCGACAAGCAGGATCACGCGGCCAACATCTGCGGCCAGATCGGTGAGACCATCGCCCTCGACGAGGCCGTCACCGCCGCCCTGGACTTCGCCCGTCAGGACCGCAACACCCTGGTGATCGTGACCGCCGATCACGGGCATTCCTCGCTCATCGTTCCCGAGGACTTCAACAACCCGTCAAGCCTGTCGGTCGCGGTGAAGACCGCCGACGGAGCCACCATGCGAATCGTGTATCCCACCGCGCCGGAAGGAGAGTCGCAGACTCACACCGGAACCCAGGTGCGCATCGCCGCATACGGGCCGGGTGCCGCGAATGTCTCCGGCCTCACCGATCAGACCGACAATTTCAACACCATCGTGGGCGCACTGCTCGGCCCCAAGAGCCCCGACGCCTCCAACGGCCCGTCGTGGTGGGTGGCCGGCGGCATCGCGGCAGTGGCAGCCGCGCTGGGTGCCGCGGCAGCATTCTTCCTGGGCAGACGCCCGGCCTAA
- a CDS encoding PDR/VanB family oxidoreductase: MFDRFRRTAQSTPKRKRPSLPPTLYGTLPVSPTIALGTALFPVAVRAIGALLILKKPPENHVDRTLQLVVKDRWIEAKDQDVASLVLASPDGERLPPWHPGAHLDLLLPSGRMRQYSLCGDVSDPYHYRIAVRRIPDGGGGSIEVHDALQIGATVSILGPRNAFPLAMTQPGPRKLHFVAGGIGITPILSMIAFAEQLGKPWTMVYTGRHRDSLPFLNELKRFGDRVIIRTDDQSGLPTADDLLPDVGENDAVYCCGPAPMLAVLQRRLLEMPSVELHFERFAAAPVVDGHPFEVQLGPGGPVLNVPADRTALDVIKERLPHVAYSCQQGFCGTCKVHVLAGNADHRDQILTESQREEGQILTCVSRGEGRLVLDLPAG, encoded by the coding sequence ATGTTCGACCGATTCCGCCGCACGGCCCAGTCCACCCCCAAGCGCAAGCGGCCCTCACTGCCGCCCACGCTGTACGGCACGCTGCCGGTTTCACCCACGATCGCACTGGGCACCGCGCTGTTCCCGGTCGCGGTCCGCGCCATCGGCGCCTTGCTGATTCTCAAGAAGCCACCGGAGAACCACGTCGACCGGACGCTGCAGCTGGTGGTCAAGGACCGCTGGATCGAGGCCAAGGATCAGGACGTGGCAAGCCTAGTGCTGGCGTCGCCCGACGGGGAGCGGCTGCCGCCATGGCACCCGGGCGCACACCTGGACCTGCTGCTGCCGTCCGGACGGATGCGGCAGTACTCGCTGTGCGGTGATGTGTCGGATCCGTACCACTACCGCATCGCGGTACGCCGCATCCCCGACGGCGGTGGCGGCTCGATCGAGGTACACGACGCGCTGCAGATCGGCGCCACGGTGTCGATCCTGGGACCGCGCAACGCCTTCCCGCTAGCCATGACCCAGCCGGGACCCCGCAAGCTGCATTTCGTGGCCGGCGGTATCGGCATCACGCCCATCCTGTCCATGATCGCCTTCGCCGAACAGCTGGGTAAGCCGTGGACCATGGTGTACACCGGACGGCACCGGGATTCGCTTCCGTTCCTCAACGAACTCAAGCGCTTTGGTGATCGGGTGATCATCCGGACTGACGATCAGTCCGGGCTGCCGACGGCCGACGACCTGCTGCCCGACGTGGGTGAGAACGACGCGGTGTACTGCTGCGGTCCCGCCCCGATGCTCGCGGTGCTGCAGCGGCGCTTGCTCGAAATGCCTTCAGTGGAACTGCATTTCGAACGTTTCGCGGCGGCACCCGTGGTGGACGGTCATCCGTTCGAGGTGCAGCTGGGACCGGGCGGACCGGTGCTGAACGTACCCGCCGACCGCACCGCACTAGATGTCATCAAGGAACGGCTGCCCCACGTGGCCTACTCGTGCCAGCAGGGTTTCTGCGGCACGTGCAAGGTGCACGTACTGGCGGGCAACGCAGATCACCGCGATCAGATCCTCACCGAGTCGCAACGAGAAGAGGGACAGATCCTGACCTGCGTCTCGCGCGGCGAAGGTCGCCTGGTGCTGGACCTGCCCGCCGGATAG
- a CDS encoding metal-dependent hydrolase — protein sequence MARNTTDTTGLQVVPTEPGEVVLRPRNVQFDTSHTPLHWIPNEPIVSHFISAFNLLLPEGERAFVDTFTRALPYVKDDKIREAMIGFMGQEAVHAETHHKVLGDFLEKNGLDVRPALTQIEYITHMLERTNELRSEKLRYRVMVEKLALIAGIEHFTAVLGDWVLNHPFEKFNADPEMVDLFRWHGAEEVEHRSVAYDVARYFQIRRGHMMLTFVLATVLLVGVMLRYTKFLVRQDPSLPNYGVFGVLRQMNKAMKRGAFLRWRELGKSALEFMRPGFSPDQVGSTAQAVAYLSTSPAAKAAAGY from the coding sequence ATGGCGCGCAACACAACTGACACCACGGGCCTGCAGGTCGTACCCACCGAGCCGGGCGAGGTCGTGCTGCGGCCGCGCAATGTCCAGTTCGACACCAGCCACACCCCGCTGCACTGGATTCCGAACGAGCCCATCGTGTCGCACTTCATCTCGGCCTTCAATCTCCTTCTCCCGGAGGGCGAGCGGGCGTTCGTCGATACCTTCACCCGCGCGTTGCCCTACGTGAAGGACGACAAGATCCGCGAGGCCATGATCGGATTCATGGGCCAGGAAGCCGTGCACGCCGAGACGCACCACAAGGTCCTCGGCGACTTCCTGGAAAAGAACGGCCTGGATGTACGGCCGGCGCTGACCCAGATCGAATACATCACCCACATGCTGGAACGCACCAACGAGCTGCGCAGTGAGAAGCTGCGCTACCGCGTCATGGTGGAGAAGCTGGCCCTCATCGCCGGTATCGAACACTTCACCGCTGTGCTGGGCGACTGGGTACTGAACCACCCCTTCGAGAAGTTCAACGCCGATCCGGAGATGGTGGACCTGTTCCGCTGGCACGGTGCCGAGGAAGTGGAGCACCGCAGCGTCGCGTACGACGTCGCCCGGTACTTCCAGATCCGGCGCGGACACATGATGCTCACCTTCGTACTGGCCACCGTGTTGCTGGTCGGTGTGATGCTGCGCTACACCAAGTTCTTGGTGCGCCAGGACCCGTCGTTGCCCAACTACGGCGTGTTCGGCGTGCTGCGGCAGATGAACAAGGCCATGAAGCGGGGCGCTTTCCTGCGCTGGCGCGAGCTGGGTAAATCGGCTCTTGAGTTCATGCGCCCGGGCTTCTCACCCGACCAGGTGGGCAGCACGGCGCAGGCGGTGGCATACCTGAGTACGTCGCCCGCCGCCAAGGCTGCGGCCGGCTACTGA
- a CDS encoding SDR family NAD(P)-dependent oxidoreductase — protein sequence MTSGSAQRNSLVVVTGGGSGIGRETSLAFARQGSRVVVADINLDTANETVGLIEKLGGSAYPYALDVSDETAVSAFADDVCAQHGVPDVLINNAGIGQGGRFFDTPSADFQRVLNINLGGVVHGCRAFGPRMAERKSGHIVNISSAAAYTPIPEMGAYATSKAAVFMFSDVLRGELARDKVKVSTICPGIVNTNIIRTTQFSGLSPEAEAKRQQQGAGLYAKRGYGPEKVAKEIVNAVAKGKSVVPVTPEAHVQYHFSRLAPALNRFFWGLSDKISR from the coding sequence ATGACATCCGGCAGTGCCCAACGCAACAGTCTGGTGGTGGTGACCGGCGGCGGTAGCGGTATCGGCCGCGAGACCTCGCTGGCCTTCGCGCGCCAGGGCTCTCGCGTCGTCGTCGCCGATATCAATCTCGATACCGCCAACGAAACGGTAGGGCTCATCGAGAAGCTCGGCGGATCCGCGTACCCCTATGCCCTGGATGTTTCCGACGAGACGGCGGTATCCGCGTTCGCCGACGATGTGTGCGCCCAGCATGGTGTGCCCGACGTCCTGATCAACAACGCCGGCATCGGACAGGGCGGGCGGTTCTTCGACACTCCCTCCGCCGACTTCCAGCGGGTGCTCAACATCAACCTGGGCGGCGTCGTCCACGGCTGCCGCGCCTTCGGGCCGCGGATGGCCGAGCGCAAGAGCGGTCACATCGTCAACATCTCCAGCGCCGCCGCGTACACACCGATCCCCGAGATGGGCGCCTACGCCACCAGCAAGGCAGCCGTGTTCATGTTCTCCGACGTGCTGCGCGGCGAGCTCGCGCGCGACAAGGTGAAGGTCAGCACCATCTGTCCGGGCATCGTCAACACGAACATCATTCGCACTACCCAGTTCTCGGGTCTGTCACCGGAGGCAGAGGCCAAGCGCCAGCAGCAGGGGGCGGGCCTGTACGCCAAGCGCGGATACGGCCCGGAGAAGGTGGCCAAGGAGATCGTCAACGCCGTCGCCAAGGGCAAGTCAGTCGTGCCCGTCACCCCGGAGGCGCATGTGCAGTACCACTTCAGCCGCCTGGCCCCGGCGCTGAATCGGTTCTTTTGGGGCCTCAGCGACAAGATCAGTCGGTAG
- the gltB gene encoding glutamate synthase large subunit, translating to MPHPATGLYNPAYEHDSCGVAMVVDMHGRRSRDIVDKAITALLNLEHRGAAGAEPNSGDGAGIMLQIPDKFFRAVVDFELPAEGSYASGIAFLPQGSKDAAAASEAVEKIVEAEGLTVLGWREVPHDDSSLGALARDAMPTFRQLFISGASGIELERRVYVVRKRIEHELGNQGSGRGSLGEETVYFPSLSGRTFVYKGMLTTPQLRAFYLDLQDERVESALGIVHSRFSTNTFPSWPLAHPYRRVAHNGEINTVAGNENWMRAREALIKTDVFGEPGQIEKIFPICTRGASDTARFDEALELLHLGGRPLHHAVLMMIPEAWERHESMDPERRAFYEYHSSLMEPWDGPASVCFTDGTIVGAVLDRNGLRPSRVWVTNDGLVVMASEAGVLDLDPSTVVQRTRLQPGRMFLVDTTQGRIVSDEEVKAELAAAEPYQQWLDEGLVRLEQLPDRPHQHMPHDRIVLRQQVFGYTYEEINLLVAPMARTGAEALGSMGTDTPIAVLSNRSRMLFDYFQQLFAQVTNPPLDAIREEVVTSLGGVIGPEGDLLHPTAESCHQILLPQPVLHNDELDKLIHLDPADEVKGRRHGFSSRVVRCLYPVAEGGAGLRTALESVRAEVSAAIADGAQVIILSDRESDDQMAPIPSLLAVASVHHHLVRERSRTKVGLVVEAGDAREVHHVAALVGFGAAAVNPYMAFESIEDLIDRGVISGVERDKAIRNYIKAAGKGVLKVMSKMGISTLASYTGAQLFQAIGLSQELLDEYFTGLACPTGGIGLDEIAADVASRHHLAFLERPEEWAHRELEVGGEYQWRREGEYHLFNPDTVFKLQHSTRTGQYSVFKEYTQLVDDQSERMASLRGLLKFKAGIRPPVPLDEVEPASEIVKRFSTGAMSFGSISAEAHETLAIAMNRLGGRSNSGEGGEDPRRFIPDENGDWRRSAIKQVASGRFGVTSHYLSNCTDIQIKMAQGAKPGEGGQLPAHKVYPWVAEVRHSTPGVGLISPPPHHDIYSIEDLAQLIHDLKNSNPQARIHVKLVSENGVGTVATGVSKAHADVVLISGHDGGTGATPLTSMKHAGAPWELGLAETQQTLLLNGLRDRIVVQVDGQLKTGRDVMIAMLLGGEEFGFATAPLVVSGCIMMRVCHLDTCPVGVATQNPVLRQRFNGKPEFVENFFLFIAEEVRELMAELGFRTVNEAVGQVGALDTEKAIAHWKASKIDLTPVLTEPESAFMNQDLYCSGSQDHGLEKALDQQLIVMSREALDHGTPVKFETLITNVNRTVGTMLGHEVTKAYGGEGLPDDTIDITFTGSAGNSFGAFVPRGITLRLFGDANDYVGKGLSGGHIAVRPSREAPEGFEAEKNIIGGNVILFGATSGEAFLNGVVGERFAVRNSGASAVVEGVGDHGCEYMTGGTVVVLGPTGRNFAAGMSGGVAYVYDPDKNLVDNLNDEMVDVDALDPDDEQVLRSLIEKHVAATDSAVGQRILADWSGQSDSFVKVMPRDYRRVLEAIADAELTGGDVNEAIMAAARG from the coding sequence ATGCCACACCCCGCGACCGGGCTCTACAACCCGGCATACGAGCACGATTCGTGCGGTGTCGCCATGGTCGTGGATATGCACGGCCGGCGCAGCCGCGACATCGTGGACAAGGCAATCACCGCACTGCTGAACCTGGAGCACCGTGGTGCGGCGGGAGCCGAGCCGAACAGCGGTGACGGCGCCGGAATCATGCTGCAGATCCCGGACAAGTTCTTCCGTGCCGTCGTGGACTTCGAGTTGCCCGCCGAGGGCAGCTACGCCTCCGGTATCGCCTTCCTGCCGCAGGGGTCCAAGGACGCCGCCGCCGCGAGCGAGGCCGTCGAGAAGATCGTCGAGGCAGAGGGTTTGACGGTCCTGGGCTGGCGTGAGGTTCCGCACGACGACTCCTCGCTGGGCGCGCTCGCCCGCGACGCCATGCCCACCTTCCGGCAGCTGTTCATCTCCGGCGCCTCCGGCATCGAGCTGGAGCGGCGCGTCTACGTGGTGCGCAAGCGCATCGAGCACGAGCTGGGCAACCAGGGATCCGGCCGGGGCAGCCTCGGCGAGGAAACCGTCTACTTCCCAAGCCTTTCCGGCCGCACCTTCGTCTACAAGGGCATGCTGACTACCCCGCAGCTGCGGGCGTTCTATCTGGATCTGCAGGACGAGCGGGTTGAGAGCGCGCTGGGCATCGTGCACTCGCGCTTCTCCACCAACACCTTCCCGTCCTGGCCGCTGGCCCACCCCTACCGCCGGGTGGCGCACAACGGTGAGATCAACACCGTCGCAGGCAATGAGAATTGGATGCGGGCCCGCGAGGCGCTCATCAAGACCGATGTCTTCGGTGAGCCCGGCCAGATCGAGAAGATCTTCCCGATCTGTACGCGCGGTGCCTCGGACACGGCGCGGTTCGACGAGGCACTGGAACTGCTGCACCTGGGTGGCCGCCCCTTGCACCACGCGGTGCTGATGATGATTCCCGAGGCCTGGGAACGGCACGAGTCCATGGACCCGGAGCGCCGCGCCTTCTACGAGTACCACTCCTCCCTCATGGAGCCCTGGGATGGGCCGGCCTCGGTGTGCTTCACCGACGGCACCATCGTGGGCGCGGTGCTCGACCGCAACGGTCTACGGCCGTCGCGTGTTTGGGTGACCAACGACGGACTTGTCGTGATGGCCTCCGAAGCCGGCGTGCTGGACCTGGATCCGTCCACCGTCGTGCAGCGCACCCGGCTGCAGCCCGGCCGCATGTTCCTGGTGGATACCACCCAGGGGCGCATCGTCTCCGATGAAGAGGTCAAGGCAGAGCTGGCCGCGGCCGAGCCGTACCAGCAGTGGCTCGACGAGGGTCTGGTGCGCCTTGAGCAGCTGCCGGACCGTCCGCACCAGCACATGCCGCACGACCGGATTGTGTTGCGTCAGCAGGTATTCGGTTACACCTACGAGGAGATCAACCTGCTGGTGGCGCCGATGGCCCGCACCGGCGCCGAGGCCCTCGGATCGATGGGCACCGACACCCCGATCGCGGTGCTGTCCAACCGTTCCCGGATGCTCTTCGACTACTTCCAGCAGCTTTTCGCCCAGGTGACCAATCCCCCGCTGGACGCCATTCGCGAAGAGGTCGTGACCAGCCTGGGCGGTGTGATCGGCCCCGAGGGTGACCTGTTGCACCCGACCGCCGAGTCGTGCCACCAGATCCTGTTGCCGCAGCCGGTGTTGCACAACGACGAGCTGGACAAGCTGATTCACCTCGATCCCGCCGATGAGGTCAAGGGCCGCCGGCATGGCTTCTCGAGCCGGGTGGTGCGCTGCCTGTACCCGGTCGCCGAGGGCGGCGCCGGACTGCGCACCGCGCTCGAATCGGTGCGCGCCGAGGTCTCCGCAGCCATCGCCGATGGCGCCCAGGTGATCATCCTGTCGGATCGTGAGTCCGATGATCAGATGGCGCCCATCCCGTCGCTGCTGGCGGTTGCGTCGGTGCACCATCACCTGGTGCGCGAACGCTCGCGCACCAAGGTCGGCTTGGTGGTCGAAGCCGGTGACGCCCGCGAGGTGCACCACGTCGCGGCGCTGGTCGGTTTCGGTGCCGCCGCGGTCAACCCGTACATGGCGTTCGAGTCCATCGAGGACCTCATCGACCGCGGCGTGATCTCGGGTGTGGAGCGCGACAAGGCGATCCGCAACTACATCAAGGCAGCCGGCAAGGGCGTGCTCAAGGTGATGTCCAAGATGGGCATCTCGACGCTGGCCTCCTACACCGGTGCCCAGCTGTTCCAGGCCATCGGTCTCTCGCAGGAGCTGCTCGACGAGTACTTCACCGGACTGGCCTGCCCCACCGGCGGTATCGGTCTTGACGAGATCGCGGCCGATGTCGCCTCGCGTCACCACCTGGCATTCCTGGAACGCCCCGAGGAGTGGGCACACCGCGAGCTCGAGGTCGGCGGCGAGTACCAGTGGCGGCGTGAGGGTGAGTACCACCTGTTCAACCCGGACACCGTTTTCAAGCTGCAGCACTCCACCCGCACCGGCCAGTACTCGGTGTTCAAGGAGTACACCCAGCTGGTCGATGACCAGAGCGAGCGGATGGCGTCGCTGCGCGGCCTGCTGAAGTTCAAGGCCGGGATTCGTCCCCCTGTTCCCCTGGACGAGGTGGAGCCCGCCAGCGAGATCGTGAAGCGCTTCTCGACCGGTGCCATGAGCTTCGGCTCGATCTCGGCCGAGGCGCACGAGACGCTGGCGATCGCGATGAACCGCCTGGGCGGCCGGTCGAACTCCGGTGAGGGCGGCGAGGATCCGCGCCGGTTCATCCCGGACGAGAACGGCGACTGGCGCCGCAGTGCCATCAAGCAGGTGGCCTCCGGCCGCTTCGGTGTCACCTCGCACTACCTGAGCAACTGCACCGACATCCAGATCAAGATGGCGCAGGGCGCCAAGCCCGGCGAGGGTGGCCAGCTGCCCGCGCACAAGGTGTATCCGTGGGTGGCCGAGGTGCGCCACTCCACGCCCGGTGTGGGTCTGATCTCCCCGCCGCCGCACCACGACATCTACTCGATCGAGGATCTGGCGCAGCTGATCCACGACCTGAAGAACTCCAACCCGCAGGCGCGTATCCACGTGAAGCTGGTGTCGGAGAACGGTGTCGGCACGGTGGCCACGGGTGTCTCGAAGGCGCACGCCGACGTGGTGCTCATCTCCGGGCACGACGGCGGAACCGGTGCCACCCCGTTGACTTCCATGAAGCACGCCGGTGCGCCGTGGGAATTGGGTCTGGCCGAGACGCAGCAGACGCTGCTGCTCAACGGCTTGCGGGATCGCATCGTCGTGCAGGTGGACGGCCAGCTCAAGACCGGCCGCGACGTGATGATCGCAATGCTGCTGGGCGGCGAGGAGTTCGGTTTCGCGACCGCCCCACTGGTGGTCTCGGGCTGCATCATGATGCGCGTATGCCACCTGGACACCTGCCCGGTGGGCGTGGCCACCCAGAATCCGGTGCTGCGCCAGCGCTTCAACGGCAAGCCGGAGTTCGTGGAGAACTTCTTCCTGTTCATCGCCGAAGAGGTGCGCGAGCTCATGGCCGAGCTCGGCTTCCGTACCGTGAACGAGGCAGTCGGACAGGTCGGCGCGCTGGACACCGAGAAGGCGATCGCGCACTGGAAGGCCAGCAAGATCGACCTGACTCCGGTGCTGACCGAGCCCGAGTCGGCGTTCATGAACCAGGACCTGTACTGCAGCGGTTCGCAGGACCACGGCCTGGAGAAGGCGCTGGATCAGCAGCTCATCGTGATGAGCCGCGAGGCATTGGATCACGGCACCCCGGTGAAGTTCGAGACGCTGATCACCAACGTCAACCGGACCGTCGGCACCATGCTCGGTCACGAGGTGACCAAGGCCTATGGCGGCGAAGGTCTCCCGGACGACACCATCGACATCACGTTCACCGGCTCGGCCGGGAACAGCTTCGGTGCGTTCGTGCCGCGCGGTATCACCTTGCGGCTGTTCGGCGACGCCAACGACTACGTGGGCAAGGGCCTGTCCGGCGGGCACATCGCGGTGCGCCCGTCCCGCGAGGCACCGGAAGGCTTCGAGGCCGAGAAGAACATCATCGGCGGCAACGTCATCCTGTTCGGAGCCACCAGCGGTGAGGCATTCCTCAACGGTGTGGTCGGTGAGCGGTTCGCCGTGCGTAACTCCGGGGCATCCGCCGTCGTCGAAGGAGTCGGCGATCACGGTTGCGAGTACATGACCGGTGGCACCGTGGTGGTGCTCGGCCCCACGGGCCGTAACTTCGCGGCGGGTATGTCGGGCGGCGTGGCCTACGTCTACGACCCCGACAAGAACCTGGTGGACAACCTCAACGACGAGATGGTCGATGTGGACGCGCTGGACCCTGACGATGAGCAGGTACTGCGCAGCCTCATCGAAAAGCATGTGGCGGCGACCGACTCTGCTGTCGGACAACGCATTCTGGCCGACTGGAGCGGCCAAAGCGACTCCTTCGTCAAGGTGATGCCTCGCGACTACCGTCGCGTGCTGGAGGCCATCGCCGACGCGGAGCTGACCGGAGGCGATGTGAACGAAGCGATCATGGCGGCCGCTCGTGGGTGA